The following nucleotide sequence is from Dehalogenimonas formicexedens.
GAGCTCAACAATTGACGTTCCTGCATCCGCGGTTGTGGTCCCCAGAGTGGATTTAGACCCTTTGCCTCTCGCAGCCTGTCACACCCCCATAATAAGCCAAAGTCAAGGTCCCACACAGATCTTGACTGTAAACGGGCAAGAGACGATGGCAAGACTTTCCCGATCTACGAATTGGGTACCGAAAATTCACTCGGCTTTTTCGTGTAGGTGCGCTAGAATTCTTGATGATCTACGGAATATTGAGCATCAACTCTTTCACAAAGTGTTTAAGTTCAGGACTGGAATCTTCAGTCATATCCTGGGCTAAGGCGGCAAAGCGAAAAGCGTCTTTCCATTGACCAAGTTTGTTTGCGGCTTCAGCAGCAATATAGGTCGGGACAGCCGTTCTGGCCCAGATATCTGCCTCACGATACAGAGTCAGAACAAGTGTGTAATCCTGGTCTGCGATAGCTTTTTGCATCTTTAAGGCGAGATCTGATGCAGAAGGTATAGAATCGTGATTGAATGCAATATCATGCCAAGCCAGGCAACCACCATAGCATCGGCCTGTCCTAAAATGATCGCATTTATTACACTTTTCAAAGGTTCCCTGTTTTAGCATTTGAGTGTCTACACGCTTGTGATACCAATTTAGTATTCCCTCTTGATTGTTAAAATTCAACAAGTTCACTCTTTTAATCCTAGAAAAGGCAAAACACCTAAGGACTTCCAATTCTGGTGTCACGTCCAAAACAGGACCACACGTTCCAATACGTGTTGATGTACCCGGATGATATTGCCTCACCCATGCAAGTTGTGATTCATTGAAAAAGCATAATGGGACCGGGCAATCTAACATTGCATCAAGATTCAGCCGGGACGCCTCCTGAAGCATGGTAAAACAAGCATTGCTCAATTCAGCGTATTGCGAAGGGTTGACGACTTTGCTAGGAAAATCGATTTGTGGATTCGCTACGGTCCACCGGAAATTCGTTCGTGCAAGACTGTTGGCTAACTCTGGCATGAATTGGGGGTCGAAATCAGTCCTCCAGACGTTAAAGCCTAGAACAACTCGGAACCCCATTTTTATTGCATGTTGGATATTATTAATGACTTTAGAAAAATGTTTTGGATTTTTGTAATCCCGTGGTTCGTTTACATTGAATACAAGTCCGAAATCTTCAGGCAGTAAATTGTCAAGTAATTTCTTATTAAAGACCCCACCGGTAAGTATTCTCAAATTGGTAGTCGGACAAGTTTGCCTAAGTGTTTTTACAATGAGGTTAAGTTCGGGATGTAAAAATGGTTCTCCACCGAGTAAAGATAAATATTCCAGATTTGATGAACGGGCCCAATTTGTGAATTTTGATACATTTTCCATGGAGATGAAGTCACTAAATTTCCCTTGTCTCTCGGCAGTTTCAAAACAATAAGCGCATGAATTTGTGCAATTCCTCGCTAATACTAAGTTCATTATCATCACCAATTAATGTTATTTGCTAAAAAATAGGGTGGCTTTTGGCCACCCTATTGTAGCTGGAATCGAGTTATTTAACTAGCACATTATTGAGTTGAAACACCAAGAATAACATCACGTTTGTAAGTGGTCAGATCTCGATTCCACCAGGTATCTTCACTCAACGGTCGTTCATACCCGAACAATCTATCCATACTTGCGAAGAAGCCATTGAATACAGAGGTTGTGGACATGACAGCGCCTACGGTCTTATGAATTGAAGCTGCCGCGCTATTTATGGCGTTAGCTGGGCAGTTCGTGTGACAAAGACCACAATCCTGAGGGGCTCCAAAATCAATGCAATTCTTCCAATTTATATGCCATTTCTTTGAACCCTCTCGGTTACCACAGACAGGTTCCCAAAAAGGCTCGGTTTCCATTGATTGAGCACTACTCGGACACGCTTCCGAACAAATTTTACATGTTTGGCAGAAACGCATTAACCCGGCATCAATTGGTTTCGTGACCGCCAAAGGCATGTCAGTGATAAGGGTGTTCATTTTGCGAAGTCCTAAGCCATACTCGGGAGATATGCCCATTGTGGCTCGCGACTCCTCTGTCATCCCTGCTAAAATTCCCGCAGGAACATTTAGCGGACCCGCACTTAAGGCTTGATAACCCAGAGCTTTGATATATGTTTGGAGGCGATGTTGAAGGATGGCACCGTCAAAATATGCCATAAACCCTGCTGCGTGATGTGCCGTGCCAGGATACCCCTTGTTCGGTCCGGATTCATCAACACCGCCGGCAAACTTGTCCGCTTGGTGGTTTTGGACCACCATTTGAGTAATTAGCCATTTGCACTTGTTTGGGAGAGTGGTTCTGTCACTTGTAGCTTGGTCAATATCCGCATAGGTTTTAATTGAATCACCCATTAATTTTTTTATATTGGCATCAATTTGAACGACGCCCAG
It contains:
- a CDS encoding reductive dehalogenase, with the translated sequence MSQFHSTVSRRDFMKGLGIAGIGVGAAAAISPKFHDIDELMSTSAKHNLPWYVKEVDNPTVEIDWTILDYSKPFTAYKSPTEISAKISASRAQRRKDGILQNMDRSSQRLLAISDSLRDRDLGSSYDWRGWDVDKSGHSPTAIGVPKFEGTPEENYRTLASASHYFGSPHLGVVQIDANIKKLMGDSIKTYADIDQATSDRTTLPNKCKWLITQMVVQNHQADKFAGGVDESGPNKGYPGTAHHAAGFMAYFDGAILQHRLQTYIKALGYQALSAGPLNVPAGILAGMTEESRATMGISPEYGLGLRKMNTLITDMPLAVTKPIDAGLMRFCQTCKICSEACPSSAQSMETEPFWEPVCGNREGSKKWHINWKNCIDFGAPQDCGLCHTNCPANAINSAAASIHKTVGAVMSTTSVFNGFFASMDRLFGYERPLSEDTWWNRDLTTYKRDVILGVSTQ
- a CDS encoding radical SAM protein yields the protein MNLVLARNCTNSCAYCFETAERQGKFSDFISMENVSKFTNWARSSNLEYLSLLGGEPFLHPELNLIVKTLRQTCPTTNLRILTGGVFNKKLLDNLLPEDFGLVFNVNEPRDYKNPKHFSKVINNIQHAIKMGFRVVLGFNVWRTDFDPQFMPELANSLARTNFRWTVANPQIDFPSKVVNPSQYAELSNACFTMLQEASRLNLDAMLDCPVPLCFFNESQLAWVRQYHPGTSTRIGTCGPVLDVTPELEVLRCFAFSRIKRVNLLNFNNQEGILNWYHKRVDTQMLKQGTFEKCNKCDHFRTGRCYGGCLAWHDIAFNHDSIPSASDLALKMQKAIADQDYTLVLTLYREADIWARTAVPTYIAAEAANKLGQWKDAFRFAALAQDMTEDSSPELKHFVKELMLNIP